A portion of the Lolium rigidum isolate FL_2022 chromosome 1, APGP_CSIRO_Lrig_0.1, whole genome shotgun sequence genome contains these proteins:
- the LOC124689853 gene encoding WD repeat-containing protein 26 homolog has product MGGFEDDEPPSKRARASSVESASLSVTSCYSKSANPLGGAMARPLTSQGKEVMIGSKGIIKRDEFVRVITKALYTLGYEKSGAILEEESGITLHSQSVNLFRKQVLDGNWDNAVVTLNTLGLDENTVKSAAFLLLEQKFFELLRNDNLMGAIKMLRSEISPLGVNRKRVHEMSSCIISSSRVLVFSKLGIECSNSRFKLLEELQKVLPPTVMVPERRLEDLVEQALTVQREACYLHNSIDGLSLYMDHHCAKDQIPSRALQILCAHSDEVWFLQFSNNGKYLASASNDKSAIIWKVDESGELLLKHVLTGHERPVMMVAWSPDDCQLLTCGMEEAIRRWDVESGKCIHVYEKPSLGPTSCGWFPDGKQILCGLSDQSLCLWDLDGKQADCWKGQRISKTSDFAVAKDGKLIITINSDCTILLLNRDTKQERLVEEDCTITSFSLSEDGDFLLVNLITEKIHLWNIRNDPILVKQYTGHKRSRFVIRSCFGGFEQSFIASGSEDSKVYIWHRASGDVIETLSGHAGAVNCVSWNPTNPHMLASASDDHTIRIWGLKKASTKHRDHGSSSNGTQVNGSANGNGFVQQCNGSHSK; this is encoded by the exons ATGGGAGGTTTTGAAGATGATGAACCACCATCAAAGCGCGCAAGAGCATCCTCAGTAGAGTCAGCAAGTTTGTCAGTCACTTCCTGTTACTCGAAATCCGCTAATCCTTTGGGAGGTGCAATGGCTAGACCTTTGACTTCCCAAGGGAAAGAAGTTATGATTGGTTCTAAAGGTATTATTAAGAGGGACGAATTTGTAAGGGTAATCACAAAAGCTCTGTATACTCTTGGATATGAAAAAAGTGGAGCTATTCTTGAGGAAGAATCAGGTATAACACTGCATTCCCAATCAGTGAATCTTTTCAGAAAGCAGGTGCTTGATGGAAATTGGGACAATGCAGTAGTAACCTTGAACACACTTGGTCTGGATGAAAACACTGTGAAATCTGCTGCATTTTTGCTGTTGGAGCAGAAATTCTTTGAACTCTTGAGAAATGACAATCTCATGGGTGCTATAAAGATGCTACGGAGTGAAATCTCCCCCCTTGGCGTTAACAGAAAAAGAGTTCACGAAATGTCAAGTTGCATAATTTCTTCTTCGCGAGTGCTTGTTTTTTCAAAGCTTGGAATTGAATGTTCTAACTCACGGTTCAAGCTCCTAGAGGAATTGCAAAAGGTGCTTCCCCCTACTGTTATGGTACCTGAGAGGAGGTTGGAGGATTTGGTTGAACAGGCACTTACTGTACAACGTGAAGCCTGTTATCTCCATAATTCTATTGATGGTTTGTCACTATATATGGATCATCACTGTGCGAAGGATCAAATACCATCTCGAGCACTACAG ATATTGTGTGCACACAGTGACGAAGTATGGTTTCTTCAATTTTCAAACAACGGGAAGTATTTAGCATCGGCGTCAAATGATAAATCTGCGATCATATGGAAG GTCGATGAAAGTGGCGAACTATTGCTGAAGCACGTATTGACTGGTCATGAGAGACCAGTGATGATGGTTGCATGGAGCCCTGACGACTGCCAGCTTCTCACATGTGGAATGGAAGAAGCCATCCGGCGCTGGGATGTTGAATCTGGCAAATGCATTCATGTTTATGAAAAGCCTAGCCTTGGTCCGACGTCATGTGGTTGGTTTCCAGATGGAAAGCAAATATTGTGTGGCTTAAGTGATCAAAGTCTTTGCTTGTGGGATTTAGATGGTAAACAAGCAGATTGCTGGAAAGGGCAGAGGATATCAAAAACATCTGATTTTGCTGTAGCAAAAGATGGCAAACTTATAATAACCATCAATAGTGATTGCACAATTCTTTTATTGAATAGGGATACAAAACAGGAGAGGCTGGTTGAAGAGGATTGTACAATCACTTCATTTTCTCTTTCAGAAGATGGTGATTTCTTGCTTGTAAATCTTATAACTGAGAAGATTCATTTGTGGAACATAAGGAATGACCCCATTCTAGTTAAACAGTACACTGGCCATAAGCGCAGCCGGTTTGTCATAAGGTCATGCTTCGGTGGATTTGAGCAGAGCTTTATTGCTAGTGGAAGTGAAGATTCAAAG GTCTATATATGGCACAGAGCTAGTGGAGATGTTATCGAGACCCTCTCTGGCCACGCCGGGGCGGTCAACTGTGTAAGCTGGAACCCTACAAATCCACATATGCTCGCATCTGCAAGCGATGATCACACCATTCGCATATGGGGGTTGAAGAAAGCCAGCACAAAGCATAGGGACCATGGCAGCAGCAGTAATGGGACCCAAGTGAATGGTAGCGCCAACGGCAACGGTTTCGTTCAGCAGTGCAACGGGAGCCACAGCAAATGA
- the LOC124683138 gene encoding leucine--tRNA ligase, cytoplasmic-like, with the protein MSSNPEGGKSRSRTKLLIDIQNAVQKRWEEHRVFEAEPGSKPPGPGEKFFGSFPYPYMNGLLHLGHAFSLSKLEFGAAYHRLRGSNVLLPFAFHCTGMPIKASADKLAREIEQYGNPPVFPAAEENSSAEAVDDCQVAIVPDKFKSKKSKAAAKSGVQKFQWEIMKSFNLSDEEIARFQDPYHWMTYFPRLAKDHLKDFGLGCDWRRSFVTTDMNPFYDAFVRWQMTKLKKLGKIVKDMRYTIYSPLDGQPCADHDRATGEGVQPQEYVLIKMEVLSPFPPKLKVLEGKQVYLAAATLRPETMYGQTNCWVLPDGNYGAFEINDTEVFIMTARAALNLAYQHLSRVPEKPTCLAELSGSDLIGLRLRSPLAFSETIYALPMLTILTDKGTGIVTSVPSDSPDDFMALQDLVTKPALRAKYGVKDEWVLPFKVIPIINIPEFGDNSAEKVCSDLKIKSQNDKEKLAEAKRMTYLKGFTDGTMIVGEFSGRKVQEAKPLIRKKLLEEATAVLYSEPEKKVMSRSGDECVVALTDQWYITYGEDEWKQKAIQCLHNMNTFSGETRNGFEHTLGWLNQWACSRSFGLGTRIPWDEQFLVESLSDSTLYMAYYTIAHYLQNGNMYGKEVSSIMPEQMTDEVWDYVFCGGPAPQRDIPSSLLCKMKLEFEYWYPLDIRVSGKDLIQNHLTFSIYNHTALLPEHHWPRGFRCNGHLMLNSEKMSKSTGNFLTLEQAIAEYSSDATRFALADAGDGMDDANFVTETAESAVLRLTKELTWMEEVMASESSLRSGKPSTFADLVFENEINIAVKETEKSYDAFMFRDALKSGFYDLQLARDEYRLSCKTGGMNRDLLRRFMDVQTRLITPICPHYAEHVRKLLKMDGFAIKAGWPVAGTIDSTLRSANKYLQDSIVLMRKLLQTRESGSKKPKKGAPPPPSEKNKLTVGLIYVNEQYYGWKEQCLKVLLSNFDSQACCFAPDEEINEALRNCFIGQEADFRQVQKQCMPFIKLKKVETRNFGPQALNLKLPFGEIDVLEKNVELIKRQLRLEHIEILSASDEAALAKAGSHLSVLNKTPPSPGEPVAIFMSRQEFEAQN; encoded by the coding sequence ATGTCATCGAATCCGGAAGGAGGCAAGAGCAGGTCTCGGACAAAGCTTCTGATTGATATTCAAAATGCTGTCCAGAAGCGTTGGGAGGAGCACAGAGTATTTGAGGCAGAGCCTGGGAGCAAACCTCCGGGCCCTGGCGAAAAATTCTTTGGCAGTTTTCCCTACCCGTACATGAATGGCTTGCTGCATTTGGGCCATGCCTTCTCATTGTCCAAGCTTGAGTTCGGTGCCGCGTACCACAGACTTCGTGGCTCGAATGTCCTTTTGCCGTTTGCTTTCCACTGTACTGGGATGCCCATAAAGGCCTCGGCAGACAAGCTTGCTCGAGAGATTGAACAATATGGAAATCCTCCGGTATTCCCTGCAGCGGAGGAGAATTCAAGTGCTGAAGCGGTAGATGATTGCCAGGTTGCTATCGTTCCAGATAAGTTCAAGAGCAAGAAAAGTAAGGCTGCCGCAAAGTCTGGTGTGCAGAAGTTCCAGTGGGAGATCATGAAGAGCTTTAACCTGTCAGATGAAGAAATTGCCAGATTTCAGGATCCTTATCACTGGATGACTTACTTCCCTCGGTTGGCGAAGGATCATCTCAAGGATTTTGGGCTGGGTTGTGATTGGAGGCGTTCTTTCGTAACCACTGACATGAACCCCTTTTATGATGCTTTTGTCCGATGGCAGATGACGAAGTTGAAGAAACTGGGCAAGATTGTCAAGGATATGAGGTACACGATCTACTCTCCATTGGATGGCCAACCTTGTGCTGACCATGATAGGGCAACAGGTGAAGGTGTGCAGCCACAGGAGTATGTGTTGATTAAAATGGAGGTTCTCTCACCTTTCCCTCCCAAGTTGAAGGTCTTGGAAGGGAAGCAAGTCTATTTGGCAGCAGCTACATTGAGACCTGAGACGATGTATGGGCAGACAAATTGTTGGGTATTGCCTGATGGGAACTATGGGGCGTTTGAGATTAATGACACTGAAGTCTTCATTATGACAGCAAGGGCTGCTCTTAATCTTGCGTATCAGCATCTATCTAGAGTCCCAGAAAAGCCAACCTGCTTAGCTGAACTGTCTGGCAGTGATCTGATTGGTCTGCGATTAAGATCTCCTCTCGCTTTCAGTGAAACCATATATGCACTGCCCATGCTCACTATCTTAACTGATAAAGGCACTGGCATCGTGACTAGCGTTCCAAGTGATTCACCAGATGACTTCATGGCACTGCAAGATTTAGTCACTAAGCCTGCTTTGAGAGCAAAGTATGGAGTTAAGGATGAGTGGGTTCTTCCCTTCAAAGTCATTCCAATAATCAACATTCCTGAATTTGGAGATAACTCTGCTGAGAAGGTGTGCTCGGATCTTAAGATTAAGAGCCAGAATGACAAGGAGAAGCTCGCTGAAGCAAAAAGAATGACATACCTGAAAGGATTTACTGATGGGACAATGATTGTTGGGGAGTTCAGTGGCAGAAAAGTTCAGGAAGCAAAGCCACTGATAAGGAAAAAACTATTGGAGGAAGCCACTGCAGTTTTGTACAGTGAGCCTGAGAAGAAAGTAATGTCGAGGTCAGGCGACGAGTGCGTGGTTGCGCTCACAGATCAGTGGTACATCACTTATGGTGAAGATGAGTGGAAGCAGAAGGCAATCCAGTGTTTGCACAATATGAATACTTTCTCAGGAGAAACTCGTAATGGTTTTGAGCACACGTTGGGCTGGCTCAACCAATGGGCATGCTCACGTTCTTTTGGCCTAGGTACTCGTATTCCTTGGGACGAGCAGTTCCTTGTGGAATCTCTTTCAGATTCAACCCTGTACATGGCTTATTACACAATTGCACACTATCTGCAAAATGGCAACATGTATGGGAAGGAAGTATCATCCATTATGCCAGAACAAATGACAGATGAAGTCTGGGATTATGTGTTCTGTGGTGGTCCAGCACCCCAGAGAGACATCCCTTCTTCCCTCTTGTGCAAAATGAAGCTAGAATTCGAGTATTGGTATCCCTTGGATATTCGGGTATCTGGTAAAGATCTCATCCAGAACCATCTGACATTCAGCATTTACAACCATACAGCACTTCTTCCGGAGCACCATTGGCCTCGTGGCTTCCGTTGCAATGGGCATCTTATGCTTAACTCTGAGAAGATGTCCAAGTCCACTGGGAATTTTCTAACTCTTGAGCAGGCCATTGCTGAATACTCTTCTGACGCCACTAGGTTTGCCCTTGCTGATGCTGGTGATGGCATGGACGATGCGAACTTTGTCACTGAAACAGCAGAATCTGCTGTTTTGAGGCTTACAAAAGAACTCACATGGATGGAAGAGGTTATGGCCTCTGAATCTTCTCTAAGATCTGGGAAACCCTCTACTTTTGCTGACCTTGTGTTTGAGAATGAGATAAATATTGCTGTGAAAGAAACCGAGAAGAGCTATGATGCCTTCATGTTCAGAGATGCCCTCAAGTCTGGGTTCTATGACCTGCAGCTGGCTAGAGATGAGTACAGACTCTCCTGCAAAACAGGAGGAATGAACCGTGATCTCTTGAGGCGATTTATGGATGTCCAGACCAGGCTGATCACCCCCATCTGTCCACACTACGCTGAACATGTGCGAAAGCTCCTGAAGATGGATGGTTTTGCGATAAAAGCTGGGTGGCCAGTTGCAGGCACCATTGATTCTACTCTAAGATCTGCAAACAAATATTTACAGGACTCCATAGTTTTAATGAGGAAGCTGCTTCAGACGAGAGAATCTGgttccaagaaacccaagaagggAGCTCCGCCTCCTCCATCAGAGAAAAACAAGCTGACCGTCGGTCTGATTTATGTAAATGAGCAGTATTATGGGTGGAAAGAGCAGTGTTTAAAGGTGCTCCTTTCAAATTTCGATAGCCAGGCATGTTGCTTTGCCCCTGACGAGGAGATTAACGAGGCATTGAGGAATTGCTTCATTGGACAGGAAGCAGACTTTAGACAAGTCCAAAAACAATGCATGCCTTTCATCAAGTTGAAGAAAGTTGAAACAAGGAACTTTGGTCCCCAGGCTCTGAACTTGAAGCTTCCTTTTGGTGAAATCGACGTTCTTGAGAAAAATGTGGAACTGATAAAGAGACAGTTACGACTTGAGCACATAGAGATTCTGTCAGCTTCTGATGAAGCTGCTCTTGCCAAAGCTGGCAGCCATCTTTCTGTGCTGAACAAGACCCCACCATCCCCTGGTGAACCGGTCGCAATATTCATGAGCAGGCAGGAGTTTGAAGCCCAAAACTGA